From one Lycium barbarum isolate Lr01 chromosome 6, ASM1917538v2, whole genome shotgun sequence genomic stretch:
- the LOC132644200 gene encoding uncharacterized protein LOC132644200 produces MWNKYFKKKKPTEVQWKDGSHVWKRMIEARDQVDQQIWWEPKNGACDVWEDNWTKLGSLKQVLPPDFQIDTSIEEVSHFMHAEGWDAQKLHAKLPMSAWNLLRRKAQTAAYFSKLWHKGVLFKISFILWRLWKFKIPVDDEEIVQHLFLTGDFAAEIWHYYNAVVGIVVPRIQIHRTIVHWWYMQGPTKLKSVMQAAPAFICWQLWKRRNTIMHGGKMNKLKFKCNTDGASRGNPGLSSAAFCIRDEVGNLIYAGARRIADTTNITAESVAILDGIEYCIKNNLVPVMIESDSLSMINIIQGIWEIPWKISMEVNKINFWRNKGQVQFAHIHREGNALADFLANLVFDFAGTVHFHSFAEFPTGAKKILNADNMMMPNFKSKIYRNREPD; encoded by the exons atgtggaataaatattTCAAGAAGAAGAAGCCTACTGAAGTGCAATGGAAAGATGGATCACACGTGTGGAAAAGAATGATAGAGGCAAGGGATCAGGTGGATCAACAGATATGGTGGGAACCTAAAAATGGAGCATGTGATGTATGGGAAGATAATTGGACAAAACTTGGTTCACTCAAACAGGTCTTACCACCAGATTTTCAGATTGACACCAGCATTGAAGAAGTATCACACTTTATGCATGCAGAAGGATGGGATGCACAGAAATTGCATGCCAAACTGCCAA TGAGTGCTTGGAATTTGCTCAGGAGGAAGGCTCAAACAGCAGCTTACTTTTCAAAGTTGTGGCACAAAGGAGTTCTATTCAAAATATCATTCATCCTTTGGAGACTGTGGAAGTTCAAAATTCCAGTGGATGAT GAGGAGATAGTTCAACATCTATTCCTCACAGGTGATTTTGCAGCAGAAATTTGGCACTATTATAATGCTGTTGTGGGGATAGTTGTGCCAAGGATTCAGATTCATCGAACAATAGTGCATTGGTGGTATATGCAAGGTCCTACAAAACTCAAATCAGTTATGCAAGCAGCACCAGCATTCATATGTTGGCaattatggaagagaagaaatactaTCATGCATGGGGGTAAGATGAATAAACTAAAG ttcaagtgcaatacagatgGGGCTTCTAGGGGTAATCCAGGGTTGAGCTCAGCTGCTTTCTGCATTAGAGATGAGGTTGGAAACCTGATATATGCTGGGGCAAGAAGAATAGCTGATACAACTAACATCACAGCAGAATCTGTAGCTATTTTGGATGGGATTGAGtactgtattaaaaataatttggtGCCTGTAATGATTGAATCAGATTCTCTGTCCATGATAAACATTATTCAAGGAATATGGGAGATTCCATGGAAGATTAGTATGGAAGTTAATAAGATCAACTTCTGGAGGAACAAGGGCCAAGTGCAGTTTGCTCATATCCATAGGGAAGGCAATGCACTTGCTGATTTTTTAGCTaacctggtttttgattttgcaggtacagttcACTTTCATTCATTTGCTGAGTTTCCAACAGGTGCAAAGAAGATTCTCAATGCTGATAACATGATGATGCCTAACTTCAAAAGCAAGATCTACAGAAATAGAGAACCAGATTGA